One region of Streptomyces leeuwenhoekii genomic DNA includes:
- a CDS encoding Ku protein, with protein MRSIWNGAISFGLVSIPIKLVNATESHAVSFRQIHAEDGGRIRYRKVCELEDREVTQSEIGKAYEDADGSMIPITDEDLAHLPIPTAKTIEIVAFVPADRIDPLQMDAAYYLAASGAPAAKPYTLLREALKRSNRVAIAKFALRGRERLGMLRVVGDAIAMHGLLWPDEVRAPEGVAPDTNVTVRDQELDLADALMDTLGEIDLGDLHDEYREALEEVVAAKAAGEAPPESPEPASPGKVLDLMAALENSVRAARESRGEGQPAEAEVRALPRRGTPSRATPKETGGKKSTSTAKKTAAKKTASGEKKPTASARKTTAKTTAKKTASGEKAASATKKTAAKKTPSRRHTA; from the coding sequence GTGAGATCCATCTGGAACGGCGCCATCTCCTTCGGCCTGGTGAGCATTCCGATCAAGTTGGTGAACGCCACCGAGAGCCACGCGGTCTCCTTCCGCCAGATCCACGCGGAGGACGGCGGCCGGATCCGCTACCGCAAGGTGTGCGAGCTGGAGGACCGCGAGGTCACCCAGTCGGAGATCGGCAAGGCGTACGAGGACGCGGACGGCTCGATGATCCCGATCACCGACGAGGACCTGGCCCACCTGCCGATCCCGACCGCCAAGACGATCGAGATCGTGGCGTTCGTCCCGGCCGACCGGATCGACCCCCTCCAGATGGACGCCGCGTACTACCTCGCCGCGAGCGGCGCCCCCGCCGCCAAGCCGTACACCCTGCTGCGCGAGGCCCTCAAACGCAGCAACCGGGTCGCCATCGCCAAGTTCGCGCTGCGCGGCCGGGAGCGCCTGGGCATGCTGCGCGTGGTCGGCGACGCGATCGCGATGCACGGGCTGCTGTGGCCGGACGAGGTCCGCGCGCCCGAGGGCGTCGCCCCCGACACGAACGTCACCGTCCGCGACCAGGAGCTGGACCTCGCGGACGCCCTGATGGACACCCTCGGCGAGATCGACCTCGGCGACCTGCACGACGAGTACCGCGAGGCCCTGGAGGAGGTCGTCGCCGCGAAGGCCGCCGGCGAGGCGCCCCCGGAGAGCCCCGAGCCGGCGTCGCCGGGCAAGGTGCTGGACCTGATGGCGGCCCTGGAGAACAGCGTCCGGGCGGCGCGCGAGTCCCGGGGCGAGGGGCAACCCGCGGAGGCCGAGGTCAGGGCCCTGCCGCGACGCGGCACCCCGTCCCGCGCGACACCGAAGGAGACCGGCGGCAAGAAGTCGACGTCCACGGCGAAGAAGACGGCGGCGAAGAAGACGGCGTCCGGGGAGAAGAAGCCGACCGCGTCCGCGAGGAAGACGACGGCCAAGACCACCGCGAAGAAGACGGCGTCCGGGGAGAAGGCGGCGTCCGCCACCAAGAAGACGGCGGCGAAGAAGACCCCCTCCCGCAGACACACGGCCTGA
- a CDS encoding nuclease-related domain-containing protein, translated as MTAMRVVPAWRHGRERLYVCLPDGRNIAWYDREAARVNVLGEDRRDEVLEALGPFLTGPVTVGPPPVPTPAELARLSLHPDDDLAPNRPGEAHLIALDRDPGPARRFRPDPRRRALAAEETVGEALDGLDGAGWHTLHSLPLPGGDRIHHLLIGPGGLFTVYALYARRQRVRVADPEVTLGRRAAQPLLRRVRADADRASYALTAEVRAVLALVGPAEVSVTVAPRGVRVLRDEELAGLARLGGVLKPADVEALHALARDRRTWARL; from the coding sequence ATGACTGCGATGCGCGTCGTACCGGCCTGGCGGCACGGCCGGGAGCGGCTCTACGTCTGCCTCCCGGACGGCAGGAACATCGCCTGGTACGACCGGGAGGCCGCCCGGGTCAACGTCCTCGGCGAGGACCGCAGGGACGAGGTCCTGGAAGCCCTGGGCCCCTTCCTGACCGGCCCGGTCACGGTGGGCCCGCCCCCGGTGCCCACCCCCGCCGAGCTGGCCCGCCTCTCCCTCCACCCGGACGACGACCTGGCCCCCAACCGCCCGGGCGAGGCCCATCTGATCGCCCTGGACCGCGACCCCGGCCCGGCCCGCCGCTTCCGCCCCGACCCGCGCCGCCGTGCCCTGGCCGCGGAGGAGACGGTGGGGGAGGCCCTGGACGGCCTCGACGGCGCCGGCTGGCACACCCTGCACTCCCTGCCGCTGCCCGGCGGCGACCGCATCCACCACCTGCTGATCGGCCCCGGCGGCCTCTTCACCGTGTACGCGCTGTACGCCCGCAGGCAGCGGGTCCGGGTCGCCGACCCGGAGGTCACGCTGGGCCGCCGGGCGGCGCAGCCGCTGCTGCGCCGGGTCCGCGCCGACGCCGACCGGGCCTCCTACGCCCTGACCGCCGAGGTCCGCGCCGTACTGGCCCTCGTCGGCCCGGCGGAGGTGTCGGTCACGGTGGCGCCGCGCGGGGTCCGCGTCCTGCGGGACGAGGAGCTGGCCGGCCTGGCCCGCCTGGGCGGGGTGCTCAAGCCGGCCGACGTGGAGGCGCTGCACGCGCTGGCCCGGGACCGCCGCACCTGGGCGCGCCTGTGA
- the ligD gene encoding non-homologous end-joining DNA ligase, giving the protein MAPITEVEGRRVALSNLEKVLYPAAGFTKGELLHYYATVAEVLLPHLRDRPVSFLRYPDGPDGQLFFTKNVPPGTPEWVTTAEVDRSEGPTRMVLVQDLPSLMWAANLVTEFHTHQWVAGASGEADRLVFDLDPGPPATVVHCCEVALWLRERLAADGIEAYAKTSGAKGLHLLAAVRGSSSERVTEYAKALAVEAERTMPRLVVHRMTKSLRPGKVFVDWSQNAARKTTATPYTLRARPEPTVSAPVTWEEVEGCRAAGQLVFRAGDVGPRVQDYGDLLAPLFERRRAGVLP; this is encoded by the coding sequence ATGGCGCCTATCACGGAGGTGGAGGGGCGGCGGGTCGCGCTGAGCAATCTGGAGAAGGTGCTGTATCCCGCGGCGGGCTTCACCAAGGGGGAACTGCTGCACTACTACGCGACGGTCGCCGAGGTGCTGCTGCCGCACCTGCGGGACCGCCCGGTGTCCTTCCTGAGGTATCCGGACGGGCCGGACGGCCAGCTCTTCTTCACCAAGAACGTGCCGCCGGGTACGCCCGAGTGGGTCACCACGGCCGAGGTGGACAGGTCGGAGGGGCCGACGCGGATGGTGCTGGTGCAGGACCTGCCGAGCCTGATGTGGGCGGCGAACCTCGTCACCGAGTTCCACACCCACCAGTGGGTGGCCGGCGCCTCCGGCGAGGCCGACCGGCTGGTGTTCGACCTCGATCCCGGGCCGCCCGCGACCGTGGTCCACTGCTGCGAGGTGGCGCTGTGGCTGCGCGAGCGGCTGGCGGCCGACGGGATCGAGGCGTACGCCAAGACCTCCGGGGCCAAGGGGCTGCACCTGCTGGCGGCCGTGCGCGGATCGTCGTCCGAGCGGGTGACGGAGTACGCCAAGGCGCTCGCGGTGGAGGCGGAACGGACCATGCCGAGGCTCGTCGTGCACCGGATGACGAAGAGCCTGCGGCCCGGGAAGGTGTTCGTCGACTGGAGCCAGAACGCCGCGCGGAAGACCACGGCCACCCCCTACACCCTGCGGGCGCGGCCCGAGCCGACGGTGTCGGCGCCGGTGACGTGGGAGGAGGTCGAGGGATGCCGGGCGGCCGGGCAACTGGTCTTCCGGGCGGGGGACGTGGGACCGCGGGTGCAGGACTACGGCGACCTGCTCGCACCTCTGTTCGAGCGACGGCGGGCGGGCGTGCTGCCGTGA